The genomic window GCCATATTCGATGAGTTCCCCTATGCCGTCAAGATCTATCATAACGAGGGATTCCACACGGACAGACACATCGCTTTGATTCAGCGTTTTGGGTTTGACATCTGGCATTTTGGGAGCGATCAGCATGATCTGGCCCGGCTCTATCCACTTCTCGATGAGAGAATATGCCTTTTTGGAGGCCTGAATCCCCACGGCACCCTGCGCAGGGGAAGTCCTGAAGAAGTTTCCCGGGAAACCCGGGCCTGCCTGAGTGCGGCCAGGGGGAGAAGGCTTATTCTCTCCTCGGGAACCGGTACGACCCCGGATGTTCCGGTGGAGAACGTGCAAGCCATGGTGAAAACCGCTACGGGTGGATGAGAACCGCGGGAAAGAAAAGACAGACAGTCCGCTAGGAAAGGGGATAGCGATGAATGTATGGCAGGCAGTTGTTTCGGCCCTCAAGGCAGAGAAGACCGAATACGTCTTCGGCCTGCCCGGGGGAGACCTCTTCTATGACGCTCTTCTTGATGCACCGGAAATCCGAACGGTCCTTGTGAGAGAGGAAAGCGCCGGCCCGTTTATGGCCATGGGCTACGCCCGCCTCACGGGTCGGCCGGGTCTCTGTTACGGTCCCAGCGGTCCCGGCGTGTCCAATCTCGCTTCCGGGATTCTGGAGGCGTACTCGGCATGCCTCCCCGTTATTGCGGTGGGCTGCAGTTCGAAGCGGGCCAATGCTGGTATGGGTGCATTCCAGGAATTCGACCAAGTCGCGCTCATGAAACCCATCACCAAGTGGTGCGACCGGATCACAGAGCCGGAACGGGCCGCATGGGTGATGAGGAGAGCCTTTTCTCTCTCTACCAACGGGAAGCCCGGCCCGGTCTATATCGACATCCCCAAGGATGTGGGGGAGAAAGGAGGCGACATCCCGGAGTACGTACCTGCACGCTACCCACTGCGGTGCTCAGGTGATCCCGAGGCAATTTCGGAGGCAGCAGGCCTGCTCATGGAAGCAAAAAGGCCGCTAATTGTGGCGGGCGGGGGAGCCGTGAGTTCCAGGGCTTTTGCAGAGGTGAGGGACCTTGCTGAATTGCTGGGCATCCCTGTCATGACCACTCCGTGCGGGAGGGGCATCATCCCGGAGGATCACGCCCTGGCTCTGGGCCTTGTGGGATTGTACTTCACCGAGATCGGTGAAAGGGTGTACGGTGAGGCCGATCTGCTGATGACTCTCGGTTCCCGCAATGAAGATTTCCAGTCAGGTGAACAGAAGTTCTTCCCCCAAGGAGCGAAGTACATCCAGATAGACATCGACCCCGAGGAGATAGGCCGCAATTGGATTCCCGACGTGGCGATCATAGGGGATGTGAAGCTAGCCCTTCGGGACCTGATCCGCCGCCTCCGCCAGGAAGGCGCGGACGTAAGGCGAGATCCTTCCAGGATCTCAAGAATCCTCGACGAGAAGAAGGCATATGAGGCTCGGGTCGAG from Deltaproteobacteria bacterium includes these protein-coding regions:
- a CDS encoding thiamine pyrophosphate-binding protein, which gives rise to MAMNVWQAVVSALKAEKTEYVFGLPGGDLFYDALLDAPEIRTVLVREESAGPFMAMGYARLTGRPGLCYGPSGPGVSNLASGILEAYSACLPVIAVGCSSKRANAGMGAFQEFDQVALMKPITKWCDRITEPERAAWVMRRAFSLSTNGKPGPVYIDIPKDVGEKGGDIPEYVPARYPLRCSGDPEAISEAAGLLMEAKRPLIVAGGGAVSSRAFAEVRDLAELLGIPVMTTPCGRGIIPEDHALALGLVGLYFTEIGERVYGEADLLMTLGSRNEDFQSGEQKFFPQGAKYIQIDIDPEEIGRNWIPDVAIIGDVKLALRDLIRRLRQEGADVRRDPSRISRILDEKKAYEARVEAECLTDSVPIKTKRVIRELNRVFGKNTVLVNENGSQDLWSYYWPYYKVLDVNSCVAPGEQTCMGGGCSAAIGAKLAMPDKNVICPVGDGAFQMFMKELPTAVQHHAPVTYLVLNNSMLGWIRFHQKNRGDRFISTEFEVQPDFVKIAQASGCFGERVEKPAQIKPALERALQATLDGTPAVVEFLVDGWDFAPGFKNFYKRLA